The nucleotide window gagttcgaaattggtgagcatgtcttcttaaaggtgtcgccaaccaaggtaGTTATGAGGTGTGGTCAAAAggggaagttagccccaagatttattggtcatttgagatcttacaaaaggttgggcctgtagcatatAGATTGgtattgcccccggctttggctagcatccatgatgtattccacgtgtcaatgcttcgaagatatatcagggatccatcacatgtcatatcttaccaacctctacgattacgagatgatgccacttttagaaaacaaccaacccagatcttggaaagaaaagaacatgttctaacgaacaaaattatacctttggtaaagatttgttggcaacaccattcagaccaagaggcaacatgggaaagagaagaagatatgcgagagcagtatcctcatctattctattaaggtaagctaaatttggggaccaaatttcctataggaggggagaaatgtaatcacatcaaatatttaagttaggaattgattttctttccttacttgttattataatttaaggaaatcttaatctacttccttgtttgttgatatgaattaaggaaataactagtaagtatttcaaatatgatgatattgtatttgttagtatattaaatgaaaataatttatattaaataaatacgaaaattaaaatttatttcccttaatagaggctcacctcctcctatttaaaggggagggatctctctccttcgttcctcacctagtcgagcctggcagcgggaggaacgaggagttacaccatgTTGACAAGAgaatgaggagttacaccctattgacaagaggtaggtttccctgcctttcttaaatttaaaagttttagcttttattttgattctttaaatgttgaaagttttatagtttgaaaaatgtgtatcaattctttaaatatcaaattttttatattaaaataatcaattaaagttttcataatattctttgacccatgattaaggtttttattatagaattaaatatgttaaaaaaatatatgttttatatgatatattttctgtattacagtttatctttaatcttatttggattaaaatcttgttagactagaatatgttatctaaaatccctttttttgatattctttgatctgaaatttaaaatatattattctgaatgatttaaaatatgactagaatatgttaaaattttatgcgttgaaaacatgatttttatttaaatttagaaaactatttccttgtgttaaaacttatctcctagtccctcttttaatgtcttatgatttctagtcaaattgagaatgttatttctttgtattaaagcttttctcatcatctatcttttaatgcattattatgttttcatttatgttgttaatgggtatatgctatgactagtccatgggccagggctgggccagttttatgtaatgcgtgctcaatcatgtataatgcacatgaccagtagatggactgactcaatctagcccaatattattgttgaacttgagcccaaatattgattgaattaaactagacttgattaatctagatcaattcagggtgattccgaattgattgacttattcaagttagtttaacctaaattgaacttaatctagtctaaattatactagtctagggtggttccagaccagttaaataaggattagagatcagttcagttaggctctagtaaatcgagttcaattgaatcgattaaactagagttcaagtcaattgagggttaatttatattatttgatattgatgatttttgaaagagatgttttaaatatgttatttcatcccgaaatggatataatcagtgtgagattatattcctgccgagagcaggtagggcgattcccttctgggattagcgggccgtcagacgtggcggctggacggttcctccatccgctgttgggaggaacgtgtccccactttggcgggtgtgggacaccactccatccgctgttgggagtgtgatatgagtttgcctccatccgctgttgggagaacacaaactcatcccgtaggataaagcctctccatccgctgttgggggagtgctccttcgggtacttgatatacgccaatgagatgattgattgaattttgatcatgtattcatcttgatttgacttttggggttcctactcagcgttgctgaattttctttgtttttgattttcagagcagcctctctctagtactaaatcataTTCCAGTGGAGagtggaccttcctctaccgctaggtagagccacttggatgactcttgaagttaacatacTATGTTtactttctatttgtaatttgatgaataaatgaattgtaataaatggttatagatgatgaataaagtgatgtttatttatttgacctgtgtggaaatatatatatatatatatatatatatatatatatatatatatatatatatatatatatatatatatatataaatctaggATGTGACATTTTATATctcattttgtgattgatttattattctattatttatactgttctagttaatatttattttcgATAAAAAATTGATATTTGATGAGAAAtctcattttaattaaaaaaatattccgTTATAATAATTTTTCCCAACTAATATTGACCGGAGCATATCACCTATCAAAGGACTATGCAGCCCACTATGTCCCTTTTTCGAGTTAACTTTAGTAGAACCTAAATGATGGTAAGGGCTGCCATTATTGACATGCACTGGCTCCTCGGTTTGACGTGAAATCCAAATGAAGGCTATGTCGGAGGAAGAGAGAAAAGATATCCATCGAGGAACCGACTTGAAATCCAAATGAAGGCTATGTCGGAGGAAGAGAGAAAAGATATCCATCGAGGAGGAGATTGGATATCAGTAATTTGTGTCATTGTATTTCTTCTTCTGCAAGTGCAGCATCTTTTTTCCTCTCTTTACCATTACTTTTTCATGACGACgccatgcttttttttttttttttttttatctctttcgAGTTCTTTTGCATATTCGCCTTTAACTACTAAATATCATCTTTCACAGCATGCATAATTTACCATTCATTAGTTCTTTCTCCTGAACTATTCATGCATAGTAAGGGAAAcgcaaaaaagaggaagaaagagaagcTGGTTTTGCTGCAATGAGCGCTGAGCAAGCTAACAATGATTGGATAAGGTAAATTTCCAATATGCTTAATGGAGGAGGCTATTGTAATAACCAATACAAATCTTCTTCGTTTCAGTTGTGGTAATTCGTTAATTCCATCAGATTCAAGTGACGTTGAGGCACATGAGAAGTACGCAAGGGAAGAACCATTTACTGAAGAAGGTACGTAGCCTTTTCATTGGCAATTTAATTCTGTCTTGCCTATTGTTTATCCTTCTTTTAGTACTTTTACATTGTCCCATCAcactgctgctgctactgcagcCGCTGAGTGTCTATTTGAGGCATAAACCAGAAGTGGTTTCACACAACCAAAATCCCTTGTTGACATTAGCAATTTTAGGCCACCCTtgccatgaaataaaaattatttatacacCCTTATAATTAATCTTCACCAATCGGCAGTTATATAGTTAGTAGTCGTAATTATCACTAAGacctttcaaaatcattttgatagTTTAACCAACTAGAAATGATTAGTTTTAATTCTTTTGATGAATATGGCTTCCTAattgaaagaaaatatatatgttgtattaaaatttataatgacaAATATGGTGTTCCCAGACCTTGCAAATAGTCCTACTGAATTGGAAGGCGAAGAACTGAAGCTAAAATCTGAAACGGTAAGGGAACCCAAAGCCAGCAACTAGTCACAGAGTCTTCACTCCGTTGCTACGACACCTTCGATAAAGAAGACAAGCAACGGAGACACAACACACATCCACTGTGGATGATGGAAGTAATACAGGCATAGGCAACTCATCAGCTTCGGCCTCCTCGAGAGCCGTCGCGAACAGGGGTGGTCGACGCCGGGCTGCCACCGCAGCCGGCTTCGGCCTGGCAGCTGTGATCTCCGGGAGCACTGAAGCCGACGGCTGAGGTGAACTCCTCGAAGATCCTGACCTTGATCTGCTGCCCTCTCTTGGGGTAGGGGTTTCCGGCTGGCTTCTCGGGGTGCTTAGGACCTGTCGACTTCTCCATCTCGAGGAGACTTAATGGGCgatagagaagagaagaagaggccaAGAGATGAAGCGAGTGCCGGAGGATCGGTTATCATTGGAGGGTGAGCAGCACCGTGCACGGGAAGAAGGGGGTGGGTACGTTTTATATAGGGGGGCTGCAAATGGATCGGATCTGCAAACGATACCCGAATCCACCTTTAATCAAATCATGGCCTTTAGGAACTCTAATTAACACTCCGACAATAATGCGTATACATCCTCCTATTTAATATTTTTGTGTTCATCATTTTAAATCCAATTGTAGCGGAATTAGTAATAATCATGGGAGGCCACCAGTAAGATGCGATGACTCGAGTGTCAAGCTTGTGATTGCCACTTGCA belongs to Musa acuminata AAA Group cultivar baxijiao chromosome BXJ1-11, Cavendish_Baxijiao_AAA, whole genome shotgun sequence and includes:
- the LOC108951696 gene encoding zinc finger CCCH domain-containing protein 11-like isoform X2, whose protein sequence is MCRREFREAGRCQKVSDCKFSHDLYAQWKGVRIDLYSDQRGQGKRKKEEEREAGFAAMSAEQANNDWISCGNSLIPSDSSDVEAHEKYAREEPFTEEGSHRPRV